The Vibrio aerogenes nucleotide sequence GCTGAGACTGATTACTCCCCGGCTGGGAGCGATTCTGCAGGCTGTCCGTCCGGTTCGATTTCCCGCGGATGGAGCATATTGTTAAATTGATCGACCACCTTCATGATGATTTCCGGCGCGTCCTGTGATTTAAATTTCACTTTGAAGTCCATAATGTCCTTGGGCCGTTTCATATTGGAGTGACTGGCCGCACTGATCGCGACAGTAAAGCGGCTGGCCGGATCTGCCTGTTCTGATTCCGGATTGACGATAGCTGCGGCCATGCTTTCCAGCGCCTCCGATGCATCAATCCCCGTCACTTTGACGGAGAAATCGATTTCCATCTCATCGACAAATAACGATTTGCCATTGGTGACAGCAATCAGAGGAAACTGGATGACATTATGTTCATCCACTTGTAACTCAATGACTTTGGGTTTAAAAATGCCCTCTTCGCTGATAGTAAAAAACTGATCGACCAGTTGTTCATAGTGTTGCAGCGACATATCACTGGCGCAGT carries:
- a CDS encoding DUF2589 domain-containing protein produces the protein MSLFKTNKMNEHVQPQFLDSIIRGLNYVANCASDMSLQHYEQLVDQFFTISEEGIFKPKVIELQVDEHNVIQFPLIAVTNGKSLFVDEMEIDFSVKVTGIDASEALESMAAAIVNPESEQADPASRFTVAISAASHSNMKRPKDIMDFKVKFKSQDAPEIIMKVVDQFNNMLHPREIEPDGQPAESLPAGE